The Xiphophorus couchianus chromosome 5, X_couchianus-1.0, whole genome shotgun sequence genome includes a region encoding these proteins:
- the ecpas gene encoding proteasome adapter and scaffold protein ECM29 — protein sequence MAAQDELNQLERVFLRLGHAETDDQLQDIISKFLPPVLLKLSSVQEGVRKKVMELLVHLNKRIKSRPKIQLPVETLLVQYQDPAAASFVTNFTIIYIKMGYPRLEVAKQCELAPTLITAMEGKPQPQQDSLMHLLIPTLYHMKYPADSSKGVSPFNLIERPKMMHLLLEFMLDVLLMPYGFVLNESPTRPAPSSSQGGSSDGAVTGSGQGLPQPPPGMSVYAAKRVIGEAQWNAEQLEQCKLGIVKFIEAKQVPEVETVIHLAVASSDTRHSVATAADLELRSKQSIIDWNNPLIINKMFKVYLGDVPLKTKGGNVKQELKHDPVSTRVKLKILPHLLRSRLAAECFPANIQVVYDGLFGANTNNKLLSLTLQFVHHICMVCPNTNKPLGLMLLNGLTKLINEYKEDPKLLCVAYSAVGKLSSRMPQLFTKDIALVQQFFESMCKEEPDVRLAIQEALSMMVGAYANLQGALLNLMEALVAAYISKPEVQVRQVAMKFASTVFAPDHVPSRYLLLLAAGDPREEVSAEAQRVLRPFPTKSSEKEGPKPMPSFPDMVAYIQEKAAQRIKTPAKYIVGASTIPFNPSAFGEIMLYLRMCLAHSAGARPMSTRLLDMQDDAPAIGRYIHTLLSAEPPKGLEGNPVHVYMDLLQQLLSAVGGIPVMYCLLEVVSVCPEKLAPRFADKIDWIKSLMNTNKEDMRELAAQLYALVISTMTGNELQTAVQNLVKITKDNHSPETQHGAILALGYMVGRNLSRKKATASCELTENKVEEMSITYQDDDKLVSMATKTIGSFLDSGSAMLAVAACTALGEIGRNGTLLIPAEGDGFTKLSVTENLLARITSGKESVKMKERSITTLGYLPVGDSDFPHQKKLLQGLMDSVEAKQVELQFTVGEAITSAAIGTSSGAARDPWTCTEDQYSPPHNVKNNDVVRWVLNSILSRYIPSQNPHVRQAACIWLLSLVKKLSQHKEITSHLKEIQIAFISVLSDPDELSQDVASKGLGLVYEMGGEADQQELVSTLVETLMTGKRVKHAVSEDTEVFQGEDLGKTPDGQSLSTYKELCSLASDLNQPDLVYKFMNLANHHAMWNSRKGAAFGFHMIATKAGEQLAPFLPQLVPRLYRYQFDPNLSIRQAMTSIWDALVTDKTLVDKYLKEILQDVISNLTNNTWRVRESSCLALNDLIRGRQADDLIDHLAEMWETLFRVLDDIKESVRKAADLALKTLSKVCVRMCESTGSAAQKTVAVMLPTLLEKGIVSNVSEVRSLSIQTLVKISKTAGARLKPHAARLIPALLEALSTLEPQVLNYLSLRATEQEKSAMDAARLSAAKSSPMMETVNMCLQHLDVSVLGELVPRLCELLKSGVGLGTKGGCASVIVSLTVQCPQDLTPYSGKLMSALLNGIHDRSTVVQKAFAFALGHLVRSAKDSSVEKLLLKLSNWYLEKEEPVYKSSCALTVHAISHYSPDVLKAHAGVALPLAFLGMHQAPGPDEEKGESHDATLWSEVWQENVPGSFGGIRLYMTELITITQKALQSQSWKMKAQGAAAMATVAKEQTGSLVAPHLGLVLTALMQGLSGRTWAGKEELLKAIGSVVSKCSAELQKPCSGQPSIPEILDVVFKECRKENLVYKMAALRCAADVLHSSQEDRFTDMAEILFPLIKKSCPESGGASPRSMDDDDDDDDDKDMKDKELHTEAILCAFETLGKTWPRNPQTQASFQTDLCTLMCGKLKLSTWKVQLAVLQAMKAYFQGLLLLEKGNEDMNALSQILTEACTALTYSLENKSYSSVRTEALSVVDLIVKRTGESEQWDCMPVRSREQLQRSLSTLQSDSRPELRDKAQELRRRIQSQP from the exons ATGGCTGCCCAGGATGAACTCA ATCAACTGGAACGCGTGTTCCTTCGCCTGGGCCATGCAGAAACTGATGACCAGCTTCAGGACATCATCTCCAAGTTTCTGCCACCTGTTCTTCTCAAACTCTCCAGTGTTCAGGAGGGGGTGCGAAAGAAG GTGATGGAGTTGTTGGTTCACCTCAACAAGAGGATTAAAAGCCGACCAAAGATCCAGCTACCAGTGGAGACACTGCTGGTGCAGTACCAGGACcctgcagctgcttcttttGTTACA AATTTCACCATCATCTATATTAAAATGGGCTACCCTCGTCTAGAGGTGGCAAAACAATGTGAGCTGGCCCCGACTCTCATCACTGCCATGGAAGGCAAACCACAGCCACAACAGGACAG cctGATGCACCTTCTGATTCCCACTCTATACCACATGAAGTATCCTGCAGACTCGTCCAAAGGCGTGTCTCCATTCAATTTAATTGAAAGGCCAAAGATGATGCACCTTCTACTGGAGTTCATGCTGGATGTTTTGCTCATGCCTTATGG GTTTGTGCTGAATGAGTCTCCCACTCGGCCTGCACCATCCTCTTCCCAGGGAGGTTCCTCGGACGGGGCGGTCACTGGGAGCGGGCAGGGTCTTCCCCAGCCTCCCCCAGGGATGAGTGTCTATGCTGCAAAGAGGGTTATTGGAGAAGCCCAGTGGAACGCCGAGCAGCTAGAGCAG TGTAAGCTGGGCATAGTGAAGTTCATTGAGGCCAAGCAGGTGCCAGAGGTGGAGACAGTGATCCACTTGGCGGTGGCTTCAAGCGACACGAGACACAGTGTGGCTACTGCAGCTGATCTGGAGCTGAGGAGCAAACAGAG CATCATTGACTGGAACAATCCTCTAATTATCAACAAGATGTTCAAGGTGTATCTGGGAGATGTCCCTCTTAAAACAAAG GGTGGAAATGTCAAACAAGAGCTGAAACACGATCCAGTGAGCACTAGAGTCAAACTAAAAATCCTGCCACATCTTCTACGCTCCCGGCTGGCAGCAGAGTGCTTCCCAGCAAACATCCAG GTTGTTTATGATGGCTTGTTTGGGGCCAACACCAACAACAAACTGCTGTCTCTCACCTTACAGTTTGTCCATCACATCTGCATGGT atGCCCCAACACCAACAAGCCTTTAGGACTAATGCTGCTCAATGGTCTGACCAAACTTATCAACGAATATAAGGAG GATCCTAAGTTATTATGTGTTGCCTACTCTGCTGTCGGAAAGCTCTCAAG tcGCATGCCTCAGCTTTTCACAAAGGATATTGCTCTTGTGCAGCAGTTTTTTGAGTCTATGTGTAAG GAGGAGCCGGATGTTCGCCTTGCCATTCAGGAAGCTTTGTCAATGATGGTTGGAGCGTATGCcaacctgcagggggcgctacTGAATCTGATGGAAGCCCTGGTGGCTGCATATATTTCAAAG CCGGAGGTACAAGTTCGCCAGGTGGCCATGAAGTTTGCCAGCACGGTGTTTGCTCCTGACCACGTGCCATCAAGgtacctgctgctgctggctgctggAGACCC ACGAGAGGAAGTGTCTGCAGAGGCCCAAAGGGTGCTGAGGCCTTTTCCCACAAAAAGTTCGGAGAAGGAGGGACCGAAGCCAATGCCGTCCTTTCCCGACATGGTTGCCTACATCCAGGAAAAA GCAGCTCAGAGGATCAAAACCCCTGCAAAATATATTGTTGGGGCCTCCACAATTCCTTTTAACCCATCTGCCTTTGGAGag ataaTGTTGTACCTGAGGATGTGCCTGGCCCACAGTGCTGGCGCCAGGCCCATGTCTACCCGCTTGTTGGACATGCAGGACGATGCTCCAGCCATCGGTCGCTACATCCACACCCTGCTCTCAGCTGAACCGCCAAAAGGCCTGGAGGGAAACCCTGTGCATGTGTACATGGATCtactgcagcagctgctctctgctgtgGGAG GAATCCCAGTCATGTACTGCTTACTGGAAGTGGTGTCTGTGTGTCCAGAAAAACTCGCCCCCAGGTTTGCTGATAAAATAGACTGGATTAAA AGTCTGATGAACACCAATAAGGAGGACATGAGGGAACTTGCCGCCCAGCTGTATGCTTTGGTGATTTCCACCATGACTGGCAACGAGCTGCAGACAGCCGTGCAGAATCTGGTCAAAATTACCAAAGACAACCAT AGTCCTGAGACTCAGCATGGCGCCATCTTGGCTCTCGGCTACATGGTGGGAAGGAATCTGAGCAGAAAGAAAGCCACTGCCTCCTGTGAGTTGACAGAAAACAAGGTGGAAGAGATGAGCATCACTTACCAAGATGATGACAAGCTAGTTTCCATGGCTACTAAGACAATTG GTTCCTTCCTGGACAGCGGCAGTGCCATGTTGGCCGTAGCAGCCTGCACAGCTCTAGGAGAAATTGGGCGGAATGGCACCCTGCTGATCCCTGCAGAGGGAGACGGCTTCACCAAACTCTCTGTCACAGAAAACCTGCTGGCTCGCATCACTTCTGGCAAAGAGAGCGTAAAG ATGAAGGAGCGATCCATTACAACCTTGGGTTATCTGCCAGTGGGAGACTCAGACTTTCCACACCAGAAGAAGCTGCTGCAGGGCCTCATGGATTCGGTGGAG GCCAAGCAGGTGGAGCTACAGTTCACAGTTGGAGAGGCCATTACTAGTGCTGCTATAGGAACCAGTTCTGGAGCCGCTAGAGATCCGTGGACCTGCACTGAGGACCAGTACAGCCCGCCACACA ATGTTAAAAACAACGATGTGGTTCGCTGGGTCCTCAACTCCATCCTGTCCAGATACATTCCCAGCCAGAACCCTCATGTGCGGCAGGCGGCCTGCATCTGGCTGCTCTCCCTGGTCAAAAAACTCAGCCAGCACAAGGAAATTACT TCTCATTTGAAAGAGATTCAAATAGCCTTCATCTCCGTTCTCTCAGATCCGGATG AGCTCAGTCAGGATGTGGCATCTAAAGGCCTGGGGCTCGTTTATGAGATGGGTGGGGAAGCTGATCAGCAGGAACTGGTGTCTACATTGGTGGAAACACTCATGACTGGAAAAAG GGTGAAACATGCAGTCTCAGAGGATACCGAGGTGTTTCAGGGGGAGGATTTGGGAAAAACGCCTGATGG TCAAAGCTTGTCGACATACAAGGAGCTCTGCTCACTGGCCAGTGACCTGAACCAACCAGATCTGGTCTATAAGTTCATGAACCTGGCAAACCACCATGCCATGTGGAACTCACGCAAG GGAGCAGCTTTTGGTTTCCACATGATCGCTACCAAGGCTGGGGAGCAGCTGGCTCCATTCCTGCCACAGTTAGTGCCTCGTTTGTACCGCTACCAGTTTGACCCAAACCTGAGCATTCGCCAGGCTATGACCAGCATCTGGGATGCCTTAGTCACCGATAAAACCCTG GTGGACAAGTACCTGAAGGAAATCCTGCAGGATGTCATCTCTAACCTGACCAACAACACCTGGAGAGTGCGTGAGTCCAG CTGCCTGGCCCTCAACGACTTGATCCGTGGCCGTCAGGCCGATGACCTCATTGATCACCTGGCAGAGATGTGGGAGACGTTGTTCAGAGTCCTGGATGACATCAAG gagtCTGTGCGAAAGGCTGCAGACTTAGCATTGAAAACGCTCAGTAAG gtgtgtgttcgTATGTGTGAGTCTACTGGCTCTGCAGCCCAGAAAACTGTGGCCGTGATGTTACCCACTCTGCTGGAAAAAGGCATCGTTAGCAACGTCTCCGAGGTTCGCTCTCTCAG TATTCAGACCCTGGTGAAGATCAGTAAGACTGCTGGCGCCCGATTAAAGCCTCACGCTGCTCGGCTGATTCCAGCTCTGCTGGAAGCCCTCAGCACCCTGGAGCCTCAGGTCCTCAACTACCTCAGCCTCAGAGCCACTGAGCAGGAAAAG AGTGCCATGGATGCTGCAAGGCTCAGTGCTGCCAAGTCTTCTCCAATGATGGAGACTGTTAAcatg TGTCTGCAGCATCTGGATGTTTCTGTGCTGGGAGAGCTGGTTCCCAGACTCTGTGAGCTGCTGAAGAGCGGAGTGGGCCTGGGCACAAAG GGAGGCTGCGCCAGTGTAATTGTGTCCCTGACGGTACAGTGTCCTCAGGACCTAACCCCATACTCAG GTAAACTGATGAGTGCCTTGCTCAATGGCATTCATGACAGAAGCACCGTTGTACAGAAAGCCTTCGCCTTTGCTTTGGGACACCTTGTCAGG TCAGCAAAGGACAGCAGCGTAGAAAAACTACTACTGAAGCTCAGCAACTGGTACTTGGAGAAAGAAG AACCTGTTTACAAGTCCTCGTGTGCGCTAACGGTACATGCCATCAGCCACTATAGTCCAGATGTGCTGAAGGCCCACGCGGGCGTGGCCCTGCCCCTGGCCTTCCTGGGCATGCATCAGGCGCCGGGTCCTGATgaggagaaaggagagagtcACGATGCCACCCTGTGGTCGGAGGTGTGGCAGGAGAACGTTCCAG GAAGCTTCGGGGGCATCAGGCTTTACATGACAGAGCTGATCACCATCACACAGAAAGCCCTGCAGTCTCAGTCCTGGAAGATGAAGGCTCAGGGTGCAGCTGCCATGGCAACTGTTGCTAAGGAACAGACGGGATCATTGGTGGCACCGCACCTCGGTTTGGTGCTGACAGCCTTGATGCAGGGACTCTCTGGGCGAACTTGGGCTGGCAAG GAGGAGCTGTTGAAAGCCATCGGGTCAGTGGTGTCCAAGTGCAG CGCGGAGCTGCAAAAGCCGTGCAGCGGCCAACCCAGCATCCCAGAGATCCTGGATGTCGTGTTTAAAGAATGCCGCAAGGAGAATCTGGTTTACAAAATGGCCGCTCTGCGCTGTGCCGCAGATGTTCTCCACAGCAGCCAGGAAGACCGCTTCACTGACATGGCTGAAATCCTTTTCCCTCTGATCAAGAAG AGCTGTCCAGAGAGCGGTGGCGCCTCTCCCAGGTCaatggatgatgatgatgatgatgatgatgacaaagATATGAAAGATAAGGAGCTGCACACTGAAGCTATACTCTGTGCTTTTGAGACACTTGGGAAGACCTGGCCCAGAAACCCACAAACTCAAG CAAGTTTCCAGACAGATTTGTGCACTCTGATGTGTGGGAAGCTTAAGCTGAGCACATGGAAGGTGCAGCTGGCTGTTCTTCAGGCCATGAAGGCGTATTTTCAGGG CTTGTTGCTGCTTGAGAAGGGTAATGAAGACATGAATGCACTATCGCAGATCCTCACTGAGGCCTGCACTGCTCTTACTTATTCTTTAG aaaataaaagctacTCCTCTGTGCGGACAGAGGCCTTGTCTGTGGTGGATCTGATCGTTAAGAGAACAGGAG AGAGTGAGCAGTGGGACTGCATGCCTGTGAGGAGCCGGGAGCAGCTGCAGCGCTCCCTGTCGACGCTGCAGTCCGACAGCCGGCCCGAGCTGAGGGACAAGGCGCAGGAGCTGCGCAGACGCATCCAAAGCCAGCCCTGA
- the LOC114145442 gene encoding lysine-specific demethylase 4C-like isoform X6: MAGAEVSAPANPTCKIMTFRPTMEEFKDFNQYLVYMESQGAHRAGLAKVIPPKGWKPRRTYDDIDDLMIDAPIQQMVAGQSGLFTQYNIQKKPLSVQEFRRLANSDMYCTPRYLNYEDLERKYWKNLTFVSPIYGADVSGSLYDEDIEEWNIGHLNSILDVIEEDCGVSIQGVNTPYLYFGMWKTTFSWHTEDMDLYSINYLHFGEPKSWYAIPPEHGKRLERLATGFFSQQLQGLRSFSAPQDDPHLSLYTEEVWHSL; encoded by the exons ATGGCGGGAGCAGAGGTATCCGCCCCTGCAAACCCCACCTGCAAGATTATGACCTTCAGGCCCACGATGGAAGAATTCAAAGACTTCAACCAGTACCTGGTGTACATGGAGTCTCAGGGTGCACACCGGGCAGGCTTGGCTAAG GTGATCCCCCCTAAAGGCTGGAAGCCGCGTCGAACCTACGACGATATTGATGATTTAATGATCGACGCTCCCATTCAGCAGATGGTGGCGGGCCAGTCGGGACTCTTCACTCAGTACAACATCCAGAAGAAACCTCTTAGTGTGCAGGAGTTCAGGCGGTTAGCAAACAGTGACAT gTACTGTACACCTCGCTACCTGAATTATGAAGATCTTGAGAGGAAATACTGGAAAAACCTCACTTTTGTCTCACCCATATATGGTGCAGATGTCAGTGGCAGCCTCTATGATGAG GACATAGAAGAGTGGAACATTGGACATCTGAACTCCATCCTGGATGTTATCGAGGAGGACTGTGGTGTGTCCATACAGGGGGTCAACACACCATATCTCTACTTTGGGATGTGGAAGACCACCTTCTCCTGGCACACAGAGGATATGGATCTGTATAGCATCAACTACCTCCACTTTGGAGAGCCCAAATCctg GTATGCCATCCCCCCAGAGCATGGGAAACGACTGGAGCGCCTGGCTACAggt tttttttcccaACAGCTTCAAGGGCTGCGAAGCTTTTCTGCGCCACAAGATGACCCTCATCTCTCCCTCTATACTGAAGAAGTATGGCATTCCCTTTGA
- the LOC114145442 gene encoding lysine-specific demethylase 4C-like isoform X4 — protein MAGAEVSAPANPTCKIMTFRPTMEEFKDFNQYLVYMESQGAHRAGLAKVIPPKGWKPRRTYDDIDDLMIDAPIQQMVAGQSGLFTQYNIQKKPLSVQEFRRLANSDMYCTPRYLNYEDLERKYWKNLTFVSPIYGADVSGSLYDEDIEEWNIGHLNSILDVIEEDCGVSIQGVNTPYLYFGMWKTTFSWHTEDMDLYSINYLHFGEPKSWYAIPPEHGKRLERLATGFFPNSFKGCEAFLRHKMTLISPSILKKYGIPFDKITQEAGEFMITFPYGYHAGFNHGFNCAESTNFATLRWIDYGKVATQCTCSKDMVKISMEPFVKRFQPDRYASWMLGKDSTLIDHTVPTPSTTPELQSWLQRRRKTKSANKGGHSRMRSKRLRTTEEPVDLDGSLALSSSKRKPLGGQSAPKARRSAAGTSYKELEKGKKKQAESKHNQNQNLPQFSACKQMCVVKVNRVESKNLEFSKKDTSQSNPQTLLVEDRLKAAESEPQDLSGVTNWSPEGPREGPGAPQPHLEVSDSRFSAQQDLDSPSRTNRSAETLMDTCLSEPQAHVSASSTSALTMSTDTDRSTHTGTRNYTNDTVKAENMDVDVDPEHVNQHSDMKALYEPAEGDSYTPSGSFAASQHTQSVGKGSTEESLLPPLLQRNAADMPQLTPEPAGKVGASPLPPVLTQEMPSLTPADDDFTHFHKSGALSHQIAPVLQRETPTGSPSSQEAREEGTNLQPAEPCTGDHDNRWHLEASVNCEETAEANTDHLAASGLCKRTSGDVHEMLIKSAAEGDHATLESFIPEQSDTTQSQLVQRSVQLNLPNPNKDNYRTQRDGACSPNVMLLSANASDVPQTPDSSLHPQHENHSALKPNYHTMYSNCSSQHTEPKTSSSSIWKNFTSQSPAVLIQSLHPDLPSDFAHDPLPYTMWTEPQCKEVTDLEDAAKDLCRSENQEDEGDSLTWAQLEPTSLLSVGAIKPLGLCEDYELQKVEENRAGSVSRQSEADACLHPERVASLHRTEQDETDMEDEEASDLEDEEQQHSLKGRCSSDSSEEEEENDPNNYKCDESGLEPGEVSAYPALSAKRTSKSWRHPLRKPTARAVPTAVKQQTASDEGKTLFVVEN, from the exons ATGGCGGGAGCAGAGGTATCCGCCCCTGCAAACCCCACCTGCAAGATTATGACCTTCAGGCCCACGATGGAAGAATTCAAAGACTTCAACCAGTACCTGGTGTACATGGAGTCTCAGGGTGCACACCGGGCAGGCTTGGCTAAG GTGATCCCCCCTAAAGGCTGGAAGCCGCGTCGAACCTACGACGATATTGATGATTTAATGATCGACGCTCCCATTCAGCAGATGGTGGCGGGCCAGTCGGGACTCTTCACTCAGTACAACATCCAGAAGAAACCTCTTAGTGTGCAGGAGTTCAGGCGGTTAGCAAACAGTGACAT gTACTGTACACCTCGCTACCTGAATTATGAAGATCTTGAGAGGAAATACTGGAAAAACCTCACTTTTGTCTCACCCATATATGGTGCAGATGTCAGTGGCAGCCTCTATGATGAG GACATAGAAGAGTGGAACATTGGACATCTGAACTCCATCCTGGATGTTATCGAGGAGGACTGTGGTGTGTCCATACAGGGGGTCAACACACCATATCTCTACTTTGGGATGTGGAAGACCACCTTCTCCTGGCACACAGAGGATATGGATCTGTATAGCATCAACTACCTCCACTTTGGAGAGCCCAAATCctg GTATGCCATCCCCCCAGAGCATGGGAAACGACTGGAGCGCCTGGCTACAg gtttttttcccaACAGCTTCAAGGGCTGCGAAGCTTTTCTGCGCCACAAGATGACCCTCATCTCTCCCTCTATACTGAAGAAGTATGGCATTCCCTTTGATAAG ATTACTCAGGAAGCCGGAGAGTTCATGATCACCTTCCCGTATGGTTACCATGCTGGATTCAATCATGGCTTCAACTGTGCAGAGTCCACCAACTTTGCCACTTTGCGCTGGATAGACTACGGCAAGGTGGCCACACAG TGCACATGTAGCAAGGATATGGTGAAGATATCCATGGAACCCTTTGTGAAGCGTTTCCAACCTGACCGTTACGCTAGCTGGATGCTGGGCAAGGACTCGACGCTCATCGACCACACGGTTCCCACTCCCAGTACGACACCGGAGCTGCAGAGCTGGTTACAGAGGCGCCGTAAGACCAAGTCTGCTAACAAAGG CGGTCACTCTCGTATGCGCTCCAAACGCCTCAGGACCACAGAGGAGCCTGTTGATCTGGATGGCAGCTTAGCACTGAGCAGCAGCAAGAGAAAACCTCTGGGTGGGCAGTCTGCCCCCAAGGCGAGGCGGTCTGCAGCAGGGACCTCCTACAAGGAGCTGgagaaagggaagaaaaaacaggcCGAGTCCAAACACAACCAGAATCAGAACTTGCCTCAGTTTTCTG CTTGCAAACAAATGTGTGTTGTCAAAGTAAACCGTGTTGAGAGTAAAAATTTGGAGTTTTCTAAAAAGGACACATCTCAGTCAAACCCCCAGACTTTACTCGTGGAGGACAGGCTAAAAGCAGCCGAGTCTGAACCCCAGGACCTCTCAGGGGTCACAAACTGGAGCCCAGAAGGACCCAGGGAAGGTCCCGGGGCTCCACAGCCGCATCTGGAAGTCAGCGATTCGAGGTTTTCTGCGCAGCAAGACCTCGACTCACCTTCCCGCACGAACCGGTCTGCAGAGACTCTGATGGACACGTGTCTCTCTGAACCTCAGGCTCACGTATCAGCTTCCTCAACTTCAGCATTAACTATGAGCACTGACACTGACAGGAGCACGCATACGGGTACCAGGAATTACACTAACGACACTGTAAAAGCAGAGAACATGGACGTCGATGTTGATCCTGAACATGTTAATCAACACTCCGACATGAAAGCACTTTATGAGCCAGCAGAGGGCGATAGTTACACACCAAGTGGCTCCTTTGCTGCCTCACAACACACTCAGAGTGTGGGAAAAGGCAGCACAGAGGAAAGCCTTTTGCCTCCTCTGTTGCAGAGGAATGCAGCGGATATGCCGCAGCTCACACCGGAGCCGGCCGGGAAGGTGGGCGCTTCCCCGTTGCCACCTGTGTTGACCCAGGAGATGCCCTCCCTCACCCCCGCCGATGATGACTTCACTCATTTCCACAAATCCGGAGCATTAAGCCACCAGATCGCACCTGTGCTTCAGAGGGAGACGCCAACCGGCTCGCCGTCCTCACAGGAAGCTAGGGAGGAAGGGACTAATTTACAGCCAGCAGAACCCTGTACAGGAGACCATGACAACCGCTGGCATTTAGAGGCTTCAGTTAATTGTGAGGAGACAGCAGAAGCAAACACAGATCATTTAGCTGCCAGTGGTTTGTGCAAGAGAACATCTGGCGACGTCcatgaaatgttaataaaatctGCTGCGGAAGGAGATCACGCAACGCTGGAAAGTTTCATCCCCGAGCAAAGTGATACAACTCAGAGCCAGCTAGTTCAGAGAAGTGTACAACTCAACTTGCCTAATCCAAATAAAGACAACTACAGAACTCAGAGAGACGGTGCCTGCAGTCCAAATGTAATGCTATTATCTGCTAACGCTAGTGATGTTCCTCAAACCCCTGATTCTTCACTACACCCTCAGCATGAGAACCACTCAGCATTAAAACCTAACTACCACACTATGTACTCTAACTGTTCTTCCCAACACACTGAGCCTAAAACCTCCTCCAGTAGTATCTGGAAGAACTTCACTTCCCAGAGTCCTGCAGTTCTCATCCAGAGTCTGCACCCAGATCTCCCATCTGATTTCGCCCACGATCCTCTGCCTTACACCATGTGGACCGAACCTCAGTGCAAAGAAGTCACGGACCTGGAGGATGCTGCGAAGGACCTATGCAGATCAGAGAACCAGGAGGATGAAGGTGACAGTCTCACCTGGGCCCAGCTGGAGCCCACCTCACTCCTTTCAGTCGGTGCTATCAAACCTCTGGGACTCTGTGAGGATTACGAGTTGCAGAAAGTCGAAGAGAACAGAGCTGGATCTGTGTCGAGACAGAGCGAGGCCGATGCGTGTTTACACCCTGAGAGGGTAGCATCGCTTCACCGGACCGAACAAGACGAGACGGATATGGAAGATGAAGAAGCATCTGATCTTGAAGATGAAGAGCAGCAACATAGTTTGAAAGGACGCTGCAGCAGTGATTcttcagaggaagaagaggaaaatgACCCAAATAACTACAAATGTGATGAGTCTGGCCTTGAGCCTGGGGAAGTTAGTGCT TACCCAGCCCTGTCAGCCAAGAGGACCAGTAAGAGCTGGCGTCACCCTCTCAGGAAACCCACCGCAAGAGCCGTCCCCACCGCTGTGAAACAACAGACTGCCAGTGATGAGG GCAAAACGCTGtttgtggtggaaaactaa